A genomic window from Capsicum annuum cultivar UCD-10X-F1 unplaced genomic scaffold, UCD10Xv1.1 ctg9114, whole genome shotgun sequence includes:
- the LOC124895703 gene encoding DNA polymerase epsilon catalytic subunit A-like has translation MGPMDTYRKKNHLSGLHRSYLKISFDTVQELMDVKRDLTHIVERNQTKFDTIEAYESILTGKSKQRSQDFIDYITDLREYDVPNHVRFAIDIDVRCGQWYDVGVSSSGVMLEKRTDLLQRAEVHVCAFDIETTKLPLKFPDAEYDSVMMISYMVDGQGYLIINRECVAEDIEDIEYTPKPEYEGHFKVTNVKNEEGLLCHWFAHMQVVKPGIYVTYNGDFFDWPFVETRAALYGLSLKDELWVFL, from the exons AAG AAAAACCATCTGTCTGGCCTACACAGATCATATTTAAAGATATCATTTGACACTGTCCAAGAATTGATGGATGTGAAGCGTGATCTAACACACATTGTTGAGAGAAATCAAACAAAGTTTGATACTATAGAAGCATATGAATCTATACTGACGGGGAAAAG CAAGCAGCGAAGTCAAGATTTTATAGATTATATCACTGATCTACGTGAATATGATGTCCCCAACCATGTTCGCTTTGCCATTGACATTG ACGTTAGATGTGGTCAGTGGTACGATGTCGGTGTATCTAGCTCTGGTGTTATGTTGGAGAAGAGGACTGATCTCTTGCAGCGAGCTGAAGTTCATGTTTGCGCCTTTGATATTGAAACCACAAAGCTTCCTCTTAAATTTCCTGATGCCGAATATGATTCCGTAATGATGATCTCATACATGGTTGATGGCCAGGGCTATCTCATCATTAACAGAGAG TGTGTTGCGGAAGATATTGAGGATATAGAGTATACCCCAAAACCAGAATATGAAGGGCATTTTAAAGTGACAAATGTAAAAAATGAG GAAGGACTCCTTTGTCACTGGTTTGCACACATGCAAGTGGTGAAGCCCGGTATCTATGTAACATATAACGGTGACTTCTTTGATTGGCCATTTGTGGAGACAAGAGCAGCTCTTTATGGCTTGAGTCTGAAGGAT GAACTTTGGGTTTTCCTGTGA